The following coding sequences lie in one Candidatus Nitrospira allomarina genomic window:
- a CDS encoding antibiotic biosynthesis monooxygenase, translating into MNHQHPSTSTLGRGATAVITHRVRDGQQEGYDAWLNEIGPLCRSYPGHLDLQIIRPIPGLTATYTVIVRFDTRKHLQGWMSSQDRKRLIERVRPLLVQDDDFFIRSGLDFWFTPEGARAKVPVRWKQFLVTWSAIFPLVLVIPLVVAMGLRQLGVPQNHYLDLLLSTGSVVWVMVYFVMPHYTKLIQRWLFT; encoded by the coding sequence GTGAATCATCAACATCCCTCTACGAGCACGTTAGGACGGGGCGCCACCGCTGTGATTACGCATCGTGTGCGGGACGGTCAACAAGAGGGCTATGACGCCTGGTTGAACGAAATCGGTCCGCTATGCAGAAGCTACCCGGGCCACCTGGATTTGCAGATTATCCGTCCGATTCCCGGACTCACGGCAACCTATACGGTCATCGTCCGGTTTGATACCAGGAAACACCTCCAGGGATGGATGAGTTCACAGGATCGCAAACGACTCATCGAACGGGTGCGACCCCTCCTTGTTCAAGATGATGATTTTTTCATACGCAGTGGTTTGGATTTTTGGTTCACGCCCGAGGGCGCGAGGGCGAAGGTACCTGTCCGCTGGAAACAATTTCTCGTGACATGGTCCGCCATCTTTCCGTTGGTGCTTGTCATTCCCCTGGTTGTCGCAATGGGGCTGCGGCAACTGGGAGTACCTCAAAATCATTATCTGGACTTGCTGCTTAGCACCGGTTCGGTGGTATGGGTCATGGTCTATTTCGTGATGCCGCACTACACCAAACTGATCCAACGCTGGTTGTTTACCTGA
- a CDS encoding response regulator: MRILLIEDDQIIADFIQKGLREAGFAIDHFADGLIGLHAALTQEYDVGILDLMLPGLDGLSILDRLRQERKNLPIIILSAKRTVDDRITGLRHGGDDYLVKPFSFSELQARVESLLRRSQHVIEPTSLSFHDLTLDLLARTVVRSGKKIDLQPKEFALLEYMIRNAGHVVSKTMIMERVWDYNFDPGTNVVEARISKLREKVDRDFEFPLIHTVRGLGYVVKKTND; this comes from the coding sequence ATGAGAATTCTTCTCATTGAAGATGATCAGATTATTGCGGACTTCATTCAGAAGGGTCTGAGGGAGGCTGGCTTTGCCATTGACCATTTTGCTGATGGGTTGATTGGACTTCATGCCGCCCTGACGCAGGAATACGATGTGGGAATCCTTGATCTCATGTTACCCGGATTGGATGGCCTGTCAATTCTTGATCGTTTGCGCCAGGAGCGGAAGAATCTCCCCATCATTATCTTGAGTGCCAAGCGAACGGTTGACGATCGTATTACCGGGCTGCGGCATGGGGGAGATGATTATCTCGTTAAACCCTTTTCATTTAGCGAATTGCAGGCACGAGTGGAGTCTTTGCTTCGGAGATCGCAGCATGTCATTGAACCCACAAGTCTTTCGTTTCATGATCTTACGTTGGACCTGTTAGCGCGAACCGTCGTTCGCTCGGGAAAGAAAATTGATCTCCAACCCAAGGAATTCGCCTTGCTGGAATATATGATTCGAAATGCAGGCCATGTGGTGTCCAAAACCATGATTATGGAGCGTGTGTGGGATTACAACTTTGATCCCGGTACCAATGTCGTGGAAGCCCGTATCAGCAAGCTTCGTGAAAAAGTGGATAGGGATTTTGAGTTTCCCCTTATTCACACCGTTCGAGGTCTGGGATATGTCGTAAAGAAAACCAATGATTAA
- a CDS encoding HigA family addiction module antitoxin, whose product MKTLKMKNPPHPGFSVRMDCLEPHGLSVTEGVKVLGVSRSALSHLVNESADLSWDMAVRLAKAFGSTPEGWMRLQFQYDVAQVGERAKKIKVKTFANAANT is encoded by the coding sequence ATGAAGACTTTGAAAATGAAGAATCCCCCGCATCCGGGATTTTCCGTTCGCATGGACTGTCTGGAGCCGCATGGGTTGAGTGTGACTGAAGGAGTCAAGGTGCTTGGTGTGTCGCGATCTGCGTTGAGTCATCTGGTGAACGAAAGTGCAGACCTGTCTTGGGATATGGCTGTTCGCTTGGCCAAGGCATTCGGCAGTACGCCGGAGGGATGGATGCGGCTGCAGTTTCAGTACGATGTTGCCCAGGTGGGAGAACGAGCCAAGAAAATCAAGGTGAAGACTTTTGCGAATGCAGCTAATACTTGA
- a CDS encoding LbtU family siderophore porin — MTTLRVGFLGWALLMCLLLPNLATAQEEPAIPENSSTGEDSSKDKLKRAPSTVRIYRSPEERREAAAGTQLTPWLKFGAVVDIEKEWQTNNFKNGIKTVDNPDTELAIELGFEVTSIEWLEAELLFAIEDNGSEHYQEVDEGFVGVNLDDFGAKVGLLYLPFGEFYSHFVTGPLVEFAQTRGPGVILDYTLWDALELSAYTFDGKVDKKGHSGKHQFDWGVAAEYVNEDESIRIGGGYISDLGEGDAEFFLDFNNTFQQHVPGWTAHGLIALPPFEFTGEIVHATEAIKEFDQGADKPLTYNLELAYYPSKFPWIQFALRYEHSTELEGEPQEIYGIGTSLRPLDNLSLSFEYLRGTFKNNFSLDDNDNVQTSYDLIAIAATFLF, encoded by the coding sequence ATGACAACCTTGAGAGTCGGTTTCTTAGGCTGGGCCCTGCTCATGTGTCTTTTGCTCCCCAACCTAGCCACTGCTCAAGAGGAACCTGCAATCCCGGAAAATTCTTCAACCGGGGAAGACTCTTCCAAGGACAAATTAAAAAGAGCCCCATCCACAGTCAGAATTTACCGGAGCCCGGAAGAGCGAAGAGAAGCGGCCGCTGGAACACAACTCACCCCGTGGCTCAAATTTGGTGCGGTGGTGGACATTGAAAAAGAATGGCAGACCAATAATTTCAAAAATGGGATCAAGACGGTCGACAATCCGGATACCGAACTGGCCATCGAACTCGGGTTCGAAGTCACGTCGATTGAGTGGCTGGAAGCTGAACTGCTGTTTGCGATAGAGGACAATGGTAGCGAGCACTATCAGGAAGTTGATGAAGGCTTCGTCGGAGTGAACCTTGATGACTTTGGGGCAAAAGTGGGCTTGCTATACTTGCCGTTCGGGGAATTTTATTCTCACTTTGTCACGGGACCATTAGTGGAATTCGCACAAACACGAGGACCCGGCGTGATCCTGGACTATACCCTGTGGGACGCGTTGGAACTCTCAGCCTACACCTTCGATGGCAAGGTAGATAAAAAGGGGCACTCTGGCAAGCACCAATTTGATTGGGGGGTGGCTGCCGAGTATGTGAATGAAGACGAATCGATTCGAATTGGTGGCGGATATATCTCGGATCTTGGGGAAGGCGATGCAGAATTCTTTCTTGACTTCAACAATACCTTTCAACAACATGTCCCGGGATGGACGGCCCATGGCCTTATAGCCTTGCCTCCGTTTGAGTTTACGGGAGAGATCGTGCATGCCACGGAGGCGATTAAGGAATTTGATCAGGGTGCCGACAAACCCCTGACCTACAACCTTGAACTCGCGTACTATCCCTCCAAATTCCCATGGATACAATTTGCGCTCCGGTACGAACATAGCACCGAATTGGAAGGTGAACCTCAAGAGATCTATGGCATCGGGACAAGCTTACGGCCCCTTGATAACTTGAGCCTATCTTTTGAATATTTACGGGGTACATTTAAAAATAATTTTTCCCTCGATGACAACGACAATGTACAAACCAGCTACGACCTCATTGCCATTGCAGCCACCTTTCTATTTTAA
- a CDS encoding metallophosphoesterase family protein, whose translation MNINIRALVIAGAFFIFELPLWPTFVHHDDSMTKSWAASEEEGSKPPQFGSPPLNDANDEEPGLDEENEMSNREMRDTTITIFAAGDIAKCDGEDPWWEELLELVGVLAKDEGEEREEEESAFNELLEILHVREENDHYANAEKTSKLLHGLKGSILAIGDLGYPIGSSESFNKCYERTWGPLKSRTYPVPGNHEYKTKGAVPYFAYWGKRAGEAGKGYYSFDLGEWHIIALNSKIEPTHQEGGVTPQHEWLKQDLAATKAQCILSYWHHPVFSSGQNAGSSRMKRILETLYARGVSVILTGHAHDYERFAPQNPEGVKDLSRGFRQFVVGTGGAPLRPLKKRIENSEAFRADSFGVLRLDLNSQNYSWQFLPIEGGEPYDVGSGSCVSPSKPKTLIHNTESYSPSDPTDDNK comes from the coding sequence ATGAATATTAATATACGTGCCCTTGTCATTGCCGGTGCGTTCTTTATCTTTGAGCTGCCTCTCTGGCCCACCTTTGTTCATCATGACGATTCCATGACAAAGAGCTGGGCAGCTTCAGAAGAGGAGGGCTCGAAACCACCTCAGTTCGGAAGTCCCCCGTTGAATGATGCCAATGACGAAGAACCTGGTTTGGATGAAGAAAATGAGATGTCCAATAGGGAAATGCGCGATACCACTATAACCATATTCGCAGCCGGGGACATTGCCAAATGTGATGGGGAAGATCCCTGGTGGGAAGAACTTTTAGAACTGGTGGGTGTCTTGGCTAAAGATGAGGGGGAAGAGAGAGAAGAGGAGGAGTCGGCCTTCAATGAGTTGCTTGAAATTCTGCATGTCCGTGAGGAAAACGACCATTACGCTAATGCAGAAAAAACTTCGAAACTGCTTCATGGTTTAAAGGGTTCCATTCTCGCAATCGGTGATCTGGGGTACCCCATCGGTTCATCAGAGTCATTTAATAAATGTTATGAGCGGACATGGGGGCCGCTCAAGTCCAGAACCTATCCCGTTCCGGGGAACCATGAATACAAGACTAAAGGCGCGGTGCCGTATTTCGCCTATTGGGGAAAGCGGGCCGGAGAGGCGGGAAAGGGGTATTACAGTTTTGATCTTGGTGAATGGCATATTATTGCCCTCAACAGCAAAATCGAACCTACGCACCAGGAGGGAGGCGTCACCCCTCAGCATGAGTGGCTGAAACAGGACTTGGCTGCGACGAAAGCCCAATGCATCCTCTCCTATTGGCACCATCCGGTTTTCAGTTCCGGTCAGAACGCCGGAAGTTCCCGAATGAAGCGCATCCTGGAAACTCTGTATGCCCGTGGTGTCTCAGTGATTTTGACGGGACATGCTCATGATTACGAACGGTTTGCTCCTCAGAATCCGGAAGGGGTCAAAGATCTTTCCCGCGGCTTCCGACAATTTGTGGTCGGAACCGGAGGGGCTCCCTTGCGTCCGTTAAAAAAACGAATCGAAAACAGTGAAGCTTTTCGAGCAGATTCATTTGGTGTTCTGCGGCTCGATTTGAATTCTCAGAACTACTCATGGCAATTCCTTCCTATAGAAGGGGGCGAACCGTATGATGTGGGATCGGGGTCTTGTGTCTCACCTTCAAAGCCCAAGACATTGATACATAATACCGAATCCTATTCCCCTTCGGATCCGACGGATGATAACAAATAA
- a CDS encoding sensor histidine kinase, which yields MIKLPNTLSFRLTFWYASTFLICLLVAMLGLYIYLDTVFNHRMDEDLKEDIAEFRELMDEGGLEKVTAEIIREINSSDETEVFLRVLDLKGKVVFSTDVSEWEDLDAKTALIFPNDMAPTTPVLKTVEFPHHDYPVRMVLSQIGQDKVLLIGETLEKKEEIMELLFKVFAGMIFLGIPLACGVGWVIARKAVSGIEEVSRAAKDIERGNLDRQVTVKAGEEEIQTLMDTFNAMAARIRGLIREMREMTDNIAHDLRSPLARIRAMSEGALAETNSTSNNKILATETMRECDRLMHLINTTLDMAEVDAGVINGSKGLVDLSQLLTDLCELFEAVAEENHITFKVSIEPNCHIYGIKHHLQRMVANLLDNAMKYTQSGGQVSIELIRSPHHCRLTITDTGVGIPPSDQPRIFDRFFRCEHSRSQEGCGLGLSFARSVARAHGGDITVTSESSHGSSFTSVLSIGPSTD from the coding sequence ATGATTAAACTTCCCAATACCCTGAGTTTTCGCCTGACCTTCTGGTACGCCTCGACATTTCTGATCTGTCTGCTTGTGGCCATGTTGGGTTTATACATTTACCTCGATACTGTCTTTAATCATCGCATGGATGAGGATTTAAAGGAAGATATTGCGGAATTTCGAGAATTAATGGATGAAGGGGGATTGGAAAAAGTCACTGCGGAGATTATACGGGAAATCAATTCGAGTGATGAAACCGAGGTTTTCTTAAGGGTTTTGGACCTAAAAGGAAAGGTCGTGTTTAGTACCGATGTTTCGGAGTGGGAAGACCTCGACGCCAAAACGGCCTTAATTTTCCCAAACGATATGGCTCCAACCACTCCGGTATTGAAAACCGTGGAATTTCCTCACCATGATTATCCCGTCAGGATGGTATTGAGCCAGATTGGTCAGGATAAGGTGTTGCTGATCGGTGAAACGCTGGAGAAAAAAGAAGAAATTATGGAGTTGTTGTTTAAGGTCTTTGCCGGGATGATTTTTCTGGGCATTCCCTTGGCGTGCGGGGTGGGATGGGTGATTGCCAGGAAAGCGGTCAGCGGAATTGAGGAGGTTAGCCGCGCGGCCAAGGATATCGAGCGGGGCAATTTGGATCGCCAGGTGACCGTCAAGGCGGGGGAGGAGGAAATTCAAACGCTGATGGACACCTTTAATGCCATGGCGGCACGCATTCGAGGACTCATCCGTGAAATGCGGGAAATGACAGACAATATTGCCCATGATTTGCGTAGTCCTCTGGCACGCATTCGAGCCATGTCCGAAGGGGCGCTTGCCGAAACCAATTCAACCAGTAACAATAAGATCTTGGCCACGGAAACCATGAGAGAATGCGATCGTCTCATGCATCTCATTAACACCACACTGGATATGGCTGAAGTCGACGCCGGAGTTATCAATGGATCGAAAGGACTGGTTGACCTTTCCCAACTGTTGACTGACCTCTGTGAATTATTCGAAGCGGTGGCGGAAGAAAACCACATCACCTTCAAAGTCTCTATTGAACCGAATTGCCATATTTACGGGATCAAACACCATCTTCAGCGCATGGTGGCCAATTTGTTGGACAATGCCATGAAATATACTCAATCAGGAGGGCAGGTCAGTATTGAGTTAATTCGATCTCCACACCACTGTCGTCTCACAATTACGGATACGGGTGTTGGCATTCCACCATCCGATCAACCCCGCATCTTTGACCGGTTCTTCCGATGTGAGCACAGCCGCTCACAAGAGGGATGTGGCTTGGGATTAAGTTTTGCCCGATCCGTGGCACGAGCGCATGGTGGCGATATCACCGTGACAAGTGAATCCTCACATGGCAGTAGCTTTACCAGTGTTCTCTCTATCGGTCCTTCCACGGATTAG
- a CDS encoding FG-GAP repeat domain-containing protein, producing MKRLPFLAVPRLHALFPPFSYLLPGSGFSTSRFPVLVILLMLVMSPLLSTVLIQPALVAAQDAPGVVDRQSIFDSSDGPIFTLPSWSDGSGWEAAEYYSTIQMADINNDNADELLARGYNGMTVHEWDATLGLWKEFSTSGPFSNPGGWNHPEYYSTIQTADIDGDGIPELLGRGVSGMYTYKWDGTNWQILRADSPAWTDAGGWSSAKFYSTIQTADIDGEPGDELLARAINGMETYKWSGSEWTLLKSADPFWSDSNGWGEAKFYSTIQTADIDGEPGDELLARGINGMDTYKWSGSEWKLLKSASPGWSDAIGWEHPQFYSTIQMADIDGDGKAEMLGRSGAGIETYKWNGTAWDQLKTENPGWSDDIGWDQSKYYATIQTADIDGDKAAELLGRTAGGMETYKWDTDHWVRLNSDNPELADNYWDEAKNYTTIQTGDVDGDTKADLIARGRYGIRTWSYDKVIPNAWDNPVAFGFPAFTAVEADAYVAINNFLTVGTGETIRDQYTTDSNTLSHYQTCLFTGTNDNKWNDWTQVPTDSCLGLGNQHPILIPSGTTLAAWNNIAKQIYDELGLAQPVSDYFTGLSTLYSGIFTDDKDLLTSIAQKLYGEDMDEKNVDALFQDLFLAPFALSSLGGDVAAAVGGLLSALIDAGLDASGSTTFQGELSAAQTKFSELREATEDKITNGHAFVASDASLLTYVAQQKDSGVWDPSDAWVQKWTKSEGRKQFARWMYQTLSPSIWVMNVGYYHMKDAKCELPIDVISYYLVGDNSNKDCYRRIVEDNIFKDPISLSPLEKIMNPVSSSCVPIRSPTNTAIWEYGPCNLGVPREDFFLNRNGWNFRLRHMCHDCD from the coding sequence ATGAAGCGTCTTCCCTTCTTAGCTGTTCCCCGTCTGCATGCGCTCTTTCCGCCTTTTTCCTATCTCCTTCCCGGTTCCGGGTTCTCGACTTCACGATTTCCCGTTCTCGTCATCCTGCTCATGTTGGTGATGAGCCCATTGCTATCAACCGTGTTGATCCAGCCGGCATTGGTTGCTGCCCAGGATGCCCCGGGAGTGGTTGATAGGCAATCCATCTTTGACTCGTCAGACGGACCGATCTTTACCCTACCGTCGTGGAGCGATGGATCCGGTTGGGAGGCGGCTGAGTACTATTCGACCATTCAGATGGCCGATATCAATAACGATAATGCCGACGAACTGCTGGCCCGTGGCTACAACGGCATGACTGTCCACGAATGGGACGCAACACTGGGGCTTTGGAAAGAGTTCTCCACCAGCGGACCGTTCTCCAATCCCGGAGGGTGGAATCACCCGGAATACTACTCAACCATTCAGACCGCTGACATTGATGGCGACGGTATCCCCGAACTGCTTGGCCGAGGAGTCTCCGGTATGTATACGTACAAATGGGACGGGACAAACTGGCAGATTCTCAGAGCAGACAGTCCAGCCTGGACTGATGCCGGTGGCTGGTCTTCCGCCAAATTCTACTCCACAATCCAGACCGCCGATATCGATGGTGAACCAGGGGATGAACTGCTGGCGCGTGCCATAAATGGCATGGAAACCTACAAATGGTCGGGCAGCGAATGGACGTTGCTCAAGTCGGCCGATCCATTCTGGTCCGATAGTAACGGTTGGGGTGAGGCTAAATTCTACTCTACGATCCAGACCGCCGATATCGATGGCGAACCAGGTGATGAACTGTTGGCGCGTGGCATAAATGGCATGGATACCTACAAGTGGTCGGGCAGCGAGTGGAAACTCCTCAAGAGTGCCAGTCCGGGTTGGTCGGATGCGATTGGCTGGGAACATCCGCAGTTCTATTCAACCATTCAGATGGCCGACATCGACGGGGATGGAAAAGCGGAAATGCTTGGCCGTTCCGGAGCCGGCATAGAAACCTACAAGTGGAACGGCACGGCCTGGGACCAGCTCAAAACTGAGAATCCAGGCTGGTCGGATGACATCGGTTGGGATCAGAGCAAATACTACGCAACCATCCAGACTGCGGATATTGATGGCGATAAAGCCGCCGAACTGCTTGGCCGGACGGCGGGTGGCATGGAAACGTATAAGTGGGACACTGACCATTGGGTCCGCCTCAACAGTGACAATCCGGAGCTGGCTGACAACTATTGGGATGAAGCGAAGAACTACACCACCATTCAAACCGGCGATGTCGATGGAGATACAAAGGCTGATCTGATCGCCCGCGGTCGCTACGGCATTCGCACCTGGTCTTATGATAAGGTCATTCCCAATGCCTGGGACAACCCGGTTGCCTTCGGCTTTCCTGCCTTTACCGCCGTTGAAGCGGACGCCTACGTCGCCATCAACAATTTTCTAACCGTCGGCACGGGGGAAACCATTCGCGATCAATACACCACTGACTCCAACACCCTGTCACACTACCAAACCTGTCTGTTCACCGGTACCAATGACAATAAGTGGAACGACTGGACGCAGGTGCCGACCGATTCCTGCCTAGGACTCGGAAACCAACATCCGATCCTAATACCCTCGGGTACGACCCTGGCCGCTTGGAACAACATCGCAAAACAGATCTACGATGAATTGGGGCTGGCACAGCCAGTCTCTGACTACTTCACCGGCTTGTCGACCCTCTATTCCGGTATCTTCACGGATGATAAGGATCTCCTGACCTCTATCGCCCAAAAGCTCTATGGTGAGGACATGGATGAGAAAAACGTTGACGCGCTCTTCCAGGATCTCTTCCTTGCGCCTTTTGCCCTCTCATCACTTGGCGGGGATGTCGCGGCAGCCGTTGGCGGACTTCTGTCGGCCCTGATCGACGCCGGGCTGGATGCGTCAGGCAGCACCACTTTCCAGGGCGAGTTGTCGGCAGCGCAGACCAAATTTTCCGAATTGAGGGAAGCGACCGAGGATAAGATCACCAATGGCCACGCCTTCGTCGCCAGTGACGCCAGTCTGCTGACTTACGTGGCGCAGCAGAAGGATTCCGGCGTCTGGGATCCATCTGATGCCTGGGTGCAGAAGTGGACGAAGAGCGAAGGTCGCAAGCAATTTGCACGTTGGATGTACCAGACGCTTTCCCCCTCCATCTGGGTCATGAATGTTGGCTACTACCACATGAAAGATGCCAAATGTGAGCTTCCAATTGATGTCATATCGTACTATCTTGTGGGTGACAACAGTAACAAGGATTGCTACCGGCGAATAGTCGAGGACAATATCTTCAAGGATCCCATATCTTTGAGCCCACTTGAAAAAATCATGAACCCGGTGTCTTCCAGCTGCGTGCCGATTCGGAGCCCCACCAACACGGCAATCTGGGAGTACGGCCCTTGCAATCTGGGTGTGCCCAGAGAAGATTTCTTCCTGAATCGCAACGGCTGGAATTTCAGGCTGCGCCACATGTGCCACGATTGTGATTAA